Proteins encoded within one genomic window of Catenulispora sp. MAP5-51:
- a CDS encoding tetratricopeptide repeat protein yields the protein MTACLEPGCDGTIDADGYCDTCGTAAAPAAARQGAPRVGAGQASSRTANSTRTSATRSTSTSVSSRNSASVSSRTRGSRGGSTGRSRRGNLGAGLIEVPPVPAKDPMTEIMVNPQVPEGKRFCSNCSAPVGRGRDGNPGRTEGFCRKCRTAFSFEPKLKAGDKVGQYAILGCIAHGGLGWIYLAKDENVSDRWVVLKGLLDSGDADAMAAAAAERRFLAEVKHPSIVQILNFVQHPDAATGAPVGYIVMEYVGGSSLKQIRADYRDPAGQGGPLPVAQAIAYAIEILPAFGYLHGLGLVYNDFKPDNIIQDEEQLKLIDMGGVIRMDDEDSAIYGTKGYQAPEIAEEGPSVESDLYTVGRTLAVLTSLDSRTYQTTYLNGLPSPNEVPLFGRHESFYKLLQRATDQDPAMRFGSAEQMAQQLTAVLREVLSLEEDKPHPGASVMFGPEVRVPSTTASVPDLREVVRALPVPLVDREDAGAQLLAGLGAVDLVEQRSALENSPLSATSQEIQLRLVLVATAEGDFTVATSRLDDFENANGGDWRTFWYRGLIQLAAGRIGEAARMFMAVYDALPGEAAPKLALAACAELQQDDATASRYYDMVWRTDPGYVSAAFGLARALLRTGQREAAVRAFGAVPQTSTHHTAAAEAALRALLVDRDRDLTGADLADIDVRYAWLAARLDPEHANWLALDVFTAAGTRLSVQKPADLRSGQKLIDRDVDDRSLRLGMEHAYRSLARLATDRAKRVELVDQANAVRPRTLI from the coding sequence GTGACCGCCTGTCTTGAGCCGGGCTGCGACGGAACCATCGACGCCGACGGCTACTGCGACACCTGCGGCACCGCCGCCGCTCCGGCGGCGGCGCGGCAGGGAGCACCGCGCGTCGGGGCCGGCCAGGCCTCGTCGCGCACCGCGAACTCCACGCGCACCAGCGCCACGCGTTCCACGTCCACGTCGGTCTCCAGCCGCAACTCCGCCTCGGTGTCCAGCCGCACCCGCGGCTCGCGCGGCGGCAGCACCGGCCGCTCGCGCCGCGGCAACCTGGGCGCCGGGCTGATCGAGGTGCCGCCGGTCCCGGCCAAGGACCCGATGACCGAGATCATGGTCAACCCGCAGGTGCCGGAGGGGAAGCGGTTCTGCTCCAACTGCTCGGCGCCGGTGGGCCGGGGCCGGGACGGCAACCCGGGGCGCACCGAGGGCTTCTGCCGCAAGTGCCGGACCGCGTTCTCCTTCGAGCCCAAGCTCAAGGCCGGCGACAAGGTCGGGCAGTACGCGATCCTGGGCTGCATCGCGCACGGCGGTCTGGGCTGGATCTACCTGGCCAAGGACGAGAACGTCTCCGACCGCTGGGTGGTCCTCAAGGGCCTGCTGGACTCCGGCGACGCCGACGCGATGGCCGCCGCGGCCGCCGAGCGCCGGTTCCTGGCCGAGGTGAAGCACCCCTCGATCGTGCAGATCCTGAACTTCGTGCAGCACCCGGACGCCGCCACCGGCGCCCCGGTGGGCTACATCGTCATGGAGTACGTCGGCGGCAGCTCCCTGAAGCAGATCCGGGCCGACTACCGCGACCCGGCCGGGCAGGGCGGCCCGCTGCCGGTGGCGCAGGCCATCGCCTACGCGATCGAGATCCTGCCCGCCTTCGGCTACCTGCACGGCCTGGGCCTGGTCTACAACGACTTCAAGCCGGACAACATCATCCAGGACGAGGAGCAGCTCAAGCTCATCGACATGGGCGGCGTGATCCGGATGGACGACGAGGACTCCGCGATCTACGGCACCAAGGGCTACCAGGCCCCGGAGATCGCCGAGGAGGGCCCGTCGGTCGAGTCCGACCTGTACACCGTCGGCCGCACGCTGGCCGTGCTGACCTCCCTGGACTCCCGGACCTACCAGACCACGTACCTGAACGGCCTGCCCTCGCCGAACGAGGTGCCGCTGTTCGGCCGGCACGAGTCGTTCTACAAGCTGCTGCAGCGCGCCACCGACCAGGACCCGGCCATGCGCTTCGGGTCCGCAGAGCAGATGGCGCAGCAGCTGACCGCCGTGCTGCGCGAGGTGCTCTCGCTGGAGGAGGACAAGCCGCACCCCGGCGCCTCGGTGATGTTCGGGCCCGAGGTCCGGGTGCCGAGCACCACCGCCTCGGTCCCGGACCTGCGCGAAGTGGTGCGCGCGCTGCCGGTCCCGCTGGTGGACCGTGAGGACGCCGGCGCGCAGCTGCTGGCGGGGCTGGGCGCGGTGGACCTGGTCGAGCAGCGCTCGGCGCTGGAGAACTCGCCGCTGTCGGCCACCTCCCAGGAGATCCAGCTGCGCCTGGTGCTGGTCGCCACGGCGGAGGGCGACTTCACCGTGGCCACCTCGCGGCTCGACGACTTCGAGAACGCCAACGGCGGCGACTGGCGCACCTTCTGGTACCGCGGCCTGATCCAGCTCGCCGCCGGCCGGATCGGCGAGGCCGCGCGCATGTTCATGGCCGTCTACGACGCGCTGCCCGGCGAGGCGGCGCCGAAGCTGGCCCTGGCCGCCTGCGCCGAGCTGCAGCAGGACGACGCCACCGCCAGCCGCTACTACGACATGGTCTGGCGCACCGACCCCGGCTACGTCAGCGCCGCCTTCGGCCTGGCCCGCGCGCTGCTGCGCACCGGGCAGCGGGAGGCGGCGGTGCGCGCCTTCGGCGCGGTGCCGCAGACCTCCACCCACCACACCGCCGCCGCCGAGGCGGCGCTCCGGGCCCTGCTGGTGGACCGGGACCGGGACCTGACCGGCGCCGACCTGGCCGACATCGACGTCCGCTACGCCTGGCTGGCCGCCCGGCTGGACCCCGAGCACGCGAACTGGCTGGCGCTGGACGTCTTCACCGCCGCCGGGACCCGTCTGAGCGTCCAGAAACCGGCCGACCTGCGCTCCGGACAGAAGCTGATCGACCGCGACGTCGACGACCGCTCGCTGCGCCTGGGCATGGAGCACGCCTACCGTTCGCTGGCCCGGCTGGCCACCGACCGCGCCAAGCGCGTCGAGCTGGTCGACCAGGCGAACGCCGTGCGGCCCAGGACCCTGATATGA
- a CDS encoding FHA domain-containing protein: protein MMAQCPDGHQSVATDYCDECGLSIGTPAHATGGGASPGGGAAPGGGGAPNYGSAGEPCPNCLLPRQAGDTFCEGCGFNFADEQTGKTVDQPQLDIEAELRKAEKAQREAEQREAEVRGSGSGQTGSGQSGSGSTGSGQTGSGQTGSVLASSGLAGGPANQGPQSISDPDSDPLARTVTSDPTNTGGSTGSSGSTGSSSGSGGTVQWIAIASADRAYYDAVVAEGEIDANAYPFPPYCPERQYELKGETVRIGRSGKRGNVDIDLTGPPTDPGVSHLHAVLQARPDGGWQVVDLESMNGTVLNDDTAPIPANQAFPVEAGYRIHVGVWTTLTLIQLG from the coding sequence ATGATGGCCCAGTGTCCGGACGGACACCAGTCGGTCGCGACCGACTATTGCGACGAGTGCGGCCTGTCGATCGGCACGCCGGCGCACGCGACCGGGGGCGGCGCGTCCCCCGGTGGCGGCGCGGCCCCGGGCGGCGGCGGGGCCCCGAACTACGGCTCGGCCGGCGAGCCGTGCCCGAACTGCCTGCTGCCGCGGCAGGCCGGCGACACCTTCTGCGAGGGCTGCGGGTTCAACTTCGCCGACGAGCAGACCGGCAAGACGGTCGACCAGCCGCAGCTGGACATCGAGGCCGAGCTGCGCAAGGCGGAGAAGGCGCAGCGGGAGGCGGAGCAGCGCGAGGCCGAGGTGCGCGGCAGCGGTTCGGGGCAGACCGGCTCAGGCCAGAGTGGTTCGGGGTCAACCGGTTCGGGCCAGACCGGTTCGGGCCAGACCGGTTCGGTCCTGGCCAGCTCGGGCCTGGCCGGCGGTCCGGCGAATCAGGGCCCGCAGTCGATCTCGGACCCGGACTCGGACCCGCTGGCCCGGACCGTCACCTCTGATCCGACGAACACCGGCGGCAGCACCGGCAGCTCCGGTAGCACCGGCAGTTCGAGTGGCTCCGGCGGCACCGTGCAATGGATCGCGATCGCCAGCGCCGACCGCGCCTACTACGACGCGGTGGTTGCCGAGGGCGAGATCGACGCCAACGCCTACCCGTTCCCGCCGTACTGCCCGGAGCGCCAGTACGAGCTCAAGGGCGAAACGGTGCGCATCGGCCGCTCGGGCAAGCGCGGGAACGTGGACATCGACCTGACCGGCCCGCCGACCGACCCGGGTGTGTCGCACCTGCACGCGGTGCTCCAGGCGCGTCCGGACGGCGGCTGGCAGGTGGTCGACCTGGAGTCGATGAACGGCACCGTGCTCAACGACGACACCGCCCCGATCCCGGCGAACCAGGCGTTCCCGGTCGAGGCCGGCTACCGGATCCATGTCGGGGTGTGGACCACGCTGACGCTGATCCAGCTGGGCTGA
- a CDS encoding PP2C family serine/threonine-protein phosphatase — MTETAAESAAGTAGRPALGSLPGVPADSGRPSEPGEPSEPREADPAMPLQLTCPNCGATDLVMEQGARFCEECGYGVDEPRTGDEEPSEYQEPKPCVSCGGTEIDAEGYCTDCGDLQPRRRDRMEVDLAVVAGVSDRGLRHHRNEDSMALRPVLGLDGENLVVAVVCDGVSTSERPDEASAAAVSAAAKLLLTAIAAGRPEPAGKPAGKSVESAEPVEPAEVSGPRYPHTEPVETAVMATVPATVSATVQAMAPQVPADDAAAEGADGTADTEGAAGPAAASGALPADLRLISRYAVADADRAVSDLARDADHGNPPACTYVSAIVGQEVTVAWLGDSRAYWLDERGTARALTKDDAEEGSHAIEAWLGADSGAPEPHLARFTPDGPGVVLVCSDGLWNYVEKAADLAALALPQALTDPFGAAGRLVKKALDSGGHDNITAVLVPYPVQAPAEPSA; from the coding sequence ATGACCGAGACCGCCGCCGAGTCCGCTGCCGGGACCGCCGGCCGGCCCGCCCTGGGGAGTCTCCCGGGCGTGCCGGCGGACTCCGGCCGGCCCAGCGAGCCCGGCGAGCCCAGTGAGCCCAGAGAGGCGGACCCCGCCATGCCGTTGCAGCTGACGTGTCCCAATTGCGGGGCCACGGACCTGGTGATGGAGCAGGGGGCGCGGTTCTGCGAGGAGTGCGGCTACGGCGTGGACGAGCCGCGCACCGGGGACGAGGAGCCCTCGGAGTACCAGGAGCCCAAGCCGTGCGTGTCCTGCGGCGGCACCGAGATCGACGCCGAGGGCTACTGCACCGACTGCGGCGACCTGCAGCCCCGGCGCCGCGACCGGATGGAGGTGGACCTGGCCGTGGTGGCCGGCGTCAGCGACCGGGGCCTTCGCCACCACCGCAACGAGGACTCGATGGCGCTGCGCCCGGTCCTCGGGCTGGACGGCGAGAACCTGGTGGTCGCCGTGGTCTGCGACGGGGTGTCCACCTCCGAGCGGCCCGACGAGGCCTCGGCCGCGGCGGTCTCGGCCGCCGCCAAGCTGCTGCTGACCGCGATCGCGGCCGGCCGGCCGGAGCCCGCCGGGAAGCCGGCCGGGAAGTCGGTCGAGTCGGCCGAGCCGGTTGAGCCGGCCGAGGTGTCCGGCCCGCGGTACCCGCACACCGAACCGGTCGAGACCGCGGTGATGGCCACGGTGCCGGCGACAGTGTCGGCCACAGTGCAGGCCATGGCGCCGCAGGTCCCGGCCGACGACGCCGCCGCCGAGGGCGCTGACGGCACCGCTGACACCGAAGGCGCCGCCGGCCCGGCGGCCGCTTCCGGAGCCCTGCCCGCGGACCTGCGCCTGATCTCCCGCTACGCCGTCGCCGACGCCGACCGCGCGGTCTCCGACCTCGCCCGCGACGCCGACCACGGCAACCCGCCGGCCTGCACCTACGTCTCGGCGATCGTCGGGCAGGAGGTGACGGTGGCCTGGCTCGGCGACAGCCGCGCCTACTGGCTCGACGAGCGCGGCACCGCCCGGGCGCTGACCAAGGACGACGCCGAGGAGGGCTCGCACGCCATCGAGGCCTGGCTGGGCGCCGACTCCGGCGCCCCCGAGCCGCATCTGGCGCGGTTCACGCCGGACGGGCCCGGCGTGGTCCTGGTGTGCAGCGACGGCCTGTGGAACTACGTGGAGAAGGCCGCGGACCTGGCCGCGCTCGCGCTGCCCCAGGCGCTGACGGACCCGTTCGGGGCGGCGGGGCGGCTGGTCAAGAAGGCCCTGGACTCCGGCGGCCACGACAACATCACCGCCGTGCTCGTTCCCTATCCGGTTCAGGCACCCGCCGAACCGTCCGCATGA
- a CDS encoding VWA domain-containing protein, producing the protein MSQYPDFAFEINQNEFLAAGAREVHAVVTLTATAAVGGAPAPAQYGTPASAENVEVIIIDCSGSMDYPRTKMMAAKEATKVAIDTLTDGAYFAVVAGTEGARVVYPTGGQLLRADYQSRAAAKDAVGRLHANGGTAMGRWLAQAGRIFDTHPHAIKHAILLTDGKDESETPADLARAISSSVGNFTADCRGIGEDWEPKELRKIADALLGTVGIIREPAKLADDFREMMVNSMGKEVADVALRLWAPKGATIRYVKQVSPNLADLSGMRVPGDNPLTGDYPTGAWGAESREYHVCVEVEPGNIGQEKLAGRVQLVAKDAAGATLLGEGKIRAVWTEDTDLSTRINGRVAHYTGQAEMAAAIQEGLDAQAAGDLDTATARLGRAMDLAVESGHEDTVKMLRKVTEVDPATSKVRAKAKVDKGDAMELEVDSTKTVRAKRN; encoded by the coding sequence ATGAGCCAGTACCCAGACTTCGCTTTCGAGATCAACCAGAACGAGTTCCTGGCCGCCGGCGCGCGTGAGGTGCACGCGGTGGTCACGCTGACCGCGACGGCCGCGGTCGGCGGCGCGCCGGCCCCGGCCCAGTACGGGACCCCGGCCTCGGCGGAGAACGTCGAGGTCATCATCATCGACTGCTCGGGGTCCATGGACTACCCGCGCACCAAGATGATGGCGGCCAAGGAGGCCACCAAGGTCGCCATCGACACGCTGACCGACGGCGCCTACTTCGCGGTGGTGGCCGGCACCGAGGGCGCGCGCGTGGTCTACCCGACCGGCGGGCAGCTGCTGCGTGCCGACTACCAGAGCCGCGCCGCCGCCAAGGACGCGGTCGGGCGCCTGCACGCCAACGGCGGCACCGCGATGGGCCGCTGGCTGGCCCAGGCCGGCCGGATCTTCGACACCCACCCGCACGCCATCAAGCACGCGATCCTGCTCACCGACGGCAAGGACGAGTCGGAGACCCCGGCGGACCTGGCGCGCGCGATCTCCTCCAGCGTCGGCAACTTCACCGCCGACTGCCGAGGCATCGGCGAGGACTGGGAGCCCAAGGAGCTGCGCAAGATCGCCGACGCGCTGCTGGGCACCGTGGGCATCATCCGCGAGCCGGCCAAGCTGGCCGACGACTTCCGCGAGATGATGGTCAACTCCATGGGCAAGGAGGTCGCCGACGTCGCGCTGCGGCTGTGGGCGCCCAAGGGCGCGACCATCCGCTACGTCAAGCAGGTCAGCCCGAACCTGGCCGACCTGTCCGGGATGCGCGTGCCCGGCGACAACCCGCTCACCGGCGACTACCCGACCGGCGCGTGGGGCGCGGAGTCCCGCGAGTACCACGTCTGCGTCGAGGTCGAGCCGGGCAACATCGGCCAGGAGAAGCTGGCCGGCCGGGTGCAGCTGGTGGCCAAGGACGCGGCCGGGGCCACGCTGCTGGGCGAGGGCAAGATCCGCGCGGTGTGGACCGAGGACACGGACCTGTCCACCCGGATCAACGGCCGGGTGGCGCACTACACCGGCCAGGCCGAGATGGCCGCGGCGATCCAGGAGGGCCTGGACGCCCAGGCCGCCGGAGACCTGGACACCGCCACCGCGCGCCTGGGCCGCGCCATGGACCTGGCGGTGGAGTCCGGGCACGAGGACACCGTGAAGATGCTGCGCAAGGTGACCGAGGTCGACCCCGCGACGTCCAAGGTGCGGGCCAAGGCCAAGGTGGACAAGGGCGACGCGATGGAGCTCGAGGTGGACTCCACCAAGACCGTGCGCGCCAAGCGGAACTGA
- a CDS encoding glutamate ABC transporter substrate-binding protein: MTTMDSRQHKHIRTRILGAVALVAAVGLTAACSAAENKGASSGAIEPRAGQGIGPGALPNAPKAPPTKCGPEATSAAWNGSLPGPNDPVTPGGTLDKIRKRGFLIAGIDLNTELFGYDPQHDNNPQGFDVDIARAMARAIFGSDGHIQFRVVTLADPKTGEYAQLHSGNVDLVVQTTTITCARMEGAERMNFSNPYYTAELKLLMARGDDGKPRSTSLAQLKGTDTKVCATLNSTPVAEIKKTLGDAAAFQVPNALDCLADLQQDEVGAVYTDDALLRGMESQDPHVAITTAPAGESQPYGIVTNYTSPANDLTPFVNTALANLIQDTGPNGWRSLFATDLHSQPASLPEIPAQYPLGG, from the coding sequence ATGACCACCATGGACAGCAGGCAGCACAAGCACATCAGGACACGGATCTTGGGCGCCGTGGCGCTCGTGGCGGCGGTCGGGCTCACCGCGGCGTGCAGCGCCGCCGAGAACAAGGGTGCCTCTTCCGGTGCCATCGAGCCCCGAGCGGGCCAGGGCATCGGCCCGGGCGCCCTGCCCAACGCGCCGAAGGCGCCGCCGACGAAGTGCGGGCCGGAGGCCACCTCCGCGGCCTGGAACGGCTCGCTGCCGGGGCCCAACGACCCGGTGACGCCCGGCGGCACGCTGGACAAGATCCGCAAGCGCGGCTTCCTGATCGCCGGCATCGACCTGAACACCGAGCTGTTCGGCTACGACCCGCAGCACGACAACAACCCGCAGGGGTTCGACGTCGACATCGCCCGGGCCATGGCGCGCGCCATCTTCGGCTCCGACGGCCACATCCAGTTCCGCGTGGTCACCCTGGCCGACCCCAAGACCGGCGAGTACGCGCAGCTGCACTCCGGCAACGTGGACCTGGTCGTGCAGACCACGACGATCACCTGCGCGCGGATGGAGGGGGCCGAGCGCATGAACTTCTCCAACCCCTACTACACCGCCGAGCTGAAGCTGCTGATGGCGCGCGGCGACGACGGCAAGCCGCGCAGCACCTCCCTGGCCCAGCTGAAGGGCACGGACACCAAGGTCTGCGCGACGCTGAACTCCACCCCGGTCGCCGAGATCAAGAAGACCCTCGGCGACGCGGCGGCCTTCCAGGTCCCCAACGCCCTGGACTGCCTCGCAGACTTGCAACAAGACGAGGTCGGCGCGGTCTACACCGACGACGCCCTTCTGCGCGGCATGGAGAGCCAGGACCCGCACGTCGCGATCACCACCGCGCCGGCCGGGGAGTCCCAGCCCTACGGCATCGTCACCAACTACACCAGCCCCGCGAACGACCTCACGCCGTTCGTCAACACCGCCCTGGCGAACCTGATCCAGGACACCGGTCCGAACGGCTGGCGCTCACTGTTTGCAACTGATTTGCATTCACAGCCCGCATCCCTTCCGGAGATCCCCGCGCAGTACCCTCTGGGTGGCTGA